A DNA window from Arachis duranensis cultivar V14167 chromosome 3, aradu.V14167.gnm2.J7QH, whole genome shotgun sequence contains the following coding sequences:
- the LOC107480550 gene encoding LOW QUALITY PROTEIN: protein DESIGUAL 2 (The sequence of the model RefSeq protein was modified relative to this genomic sequence to represent the inferred CDS: inserted 2 bases in 1 codon) — protein sequence MELSTRYLLLLGVQAEISQNKGLAAAILLVCADAIAHLLGRCICIWSTQQYQTATANKQLALAFLIFSWIVLGVAFSMLIIGTLANSRSRKSCGIXNNRFLSIGGILCFIHTLFSVAYNVSVTASKREEKKQQYLSSRQTFRFIEKKCT from the exons ATGGAGTTATCAACAAGGTATCTATTATTACTTGGGGTTCAAGCAGAAATTTCTCAAAACAAG GGATTGGCTGCTGCAATTCTGTTGGTGTGTGCAGATGCAATTGCTCACTTGCTTGGAAGATGCATTTGCATTTGGTCAACACAACAATACCAAACAGCCACTGCTAACAAGCAATTAGCTCTAGCCTTTCTCATATTCTCATG GATCGTATTAGGAGTTGCATTCTCGATGCTCATCATAGGCACATTAGCCAACTCAAGATCAAGAAAGTCTTGTGGGAT AAATAATCGGTTTTTATCCATTGGaggaattttgtgttttattcatacattgtTCAGTGTTGCCTATAATGTTTCTGTCACTGCTTCaaaaagggaagagaagaaGCAACAATACCTATCATCTCGCCAAACATTTCGATTCATAGAAAAGAAATGtacatga
- the LOC107480606 gene encoding protein HEAT-STRESS-ASSOCIATED 32 — protein sequence MSAYRWKSFEENEDRPSKPRRYGVTEMRSPDYSLFNHNVLQDIFESMGEYVDGLKFSGGSHSLMPKSLLKEVIDMAHHHDVYVSTGDWAEHTIPKGPSAFKDFVEECKQMGFDTIELNVGSLGIPEETLLRFVRLIKSGGMKAKPHFEVKIKESDIPRGPYRAFGAYIPPSAPRSSEFVEDVDLLIRRAERCLEAGADMIMIDADDLSKHADNMRADLIAKIIGRLGIEKTMFEASNQRTSEWFIKQYGPNVNLFIDHSDVVDVECLRGRNLGRNHASVLGSSYFLF from the exons ATGTCAGCGTACAGATGGAAGAGCTTCGAGGAGAACGAGGACCGCCCCTCCAAACCTCGCCGCTACGGCGTCACCGAGATGAGAAGCCCTGATTACTCTCTCTTCAACCACAATGTTCTTCAG GATATATTTGAATCAATGGGAGAGTACGTTGATGGATTGAAGTTTTCTGGAGGGTCTCACAGCTTGATGCCAAAGTCACTTCTCAAAGAAGTGATCGACATGGCTCATCACCACGATGTGTACGTTAGCACTGGTGATTGGGCTGAGCACACCATTCCCAAAGGCCCTTCTGCTTTCAAAGATTTTGTTGAG GAATGCAAGCAGATGGGTTTTGACACAATTGAGCTCAATGTGGGCTCACTTGGGATTCCCGAAGAGACTCTTCTCAGATTTGTCAGATTGATTAAGAGTGGTGGCATGAAAGCTAAGCCTCATTTTGAGGTCAAGATTAAGGAGTCTGATATTCCAAGAGGTCCTTATAGGGCTTTTGGGGCTTATATTCCTCCTTCAGCGCCCAGATCATCTG AATTCGTGGAAGATGTGGATCTCTTGATCAGAAGGGCTGAGAGATGTTTGGAAGCCGGTGCAGACATGATAATGATTGATGCTGATGATCTTTCCAAACATGCTGATAACATGCGCGCAGACCTTATAGCCAAGATCATAGGGCGCCTTGGGATTGAGAAGACTATGTTTGAAGCTTCAAATCAGAGAACATCCGAGTGGTTTATCAAACAATATGGTCCAAAT GTGAATCTCTTCATAGATCACTCGGATGTTGTTGATGTGGAATGCCTCCGAGGGCGCAACTTGGGAAGAAATCATGCATctgttcttggttcttcataTTTCCTGTTCTGA
- the LOC107480608 gene encoding uncharacterized protein LOC107480608, which produces MRSPSFRRPFSKNELGSWSTLMERHRFLLSALVLLVLLCSVYLYFAVTLGASDICSGLTGPEKASCHMQHLKASVAKGKLKHL; this is translated from the coding sequence ATGAGGTCACCATCTTTCAGGAGGCCGTTCTCAAAGAATGAACTGGGAAGTTGGTCAACACTCATGGAGAGGCACCGGTTCCTCTTGTCAGCTCTTGTTCTACTAGTTCTCCTTTGTAGTGTTTATCTTTACTTTGCTGTCACATTAGGAGCCAGTGACATTTGCTCTGGGTTGACAGGACCTGAGAAAGCTTCATGTCATATGCAGCATCTTAAGGCTTCTGTTGCCAAGGGTAAACTGAAACATCTTTGA
- the LOC107480607 gene encoding uncharacterized protein LOC107480607: protein MSKAEEKEHPRGSTVKRELKCSACFDALWFCYSPVHQMQQYYRVGVLDNCSKQWKAMFDCLNLKTKRESEVQEILEARESSKPHIWTFRTPEEASERWNKIYGHLLDETDD from the exons ATGTCTAAGGCGGAAGAGAAGGAACATCCACGCGGCTCTACTGTTAAGCGCGAATTGAAGTGCTCCGCTTGCTTCGATGCTCTCTGGTTCTGCTATT CCCCCGTTCATCAGATGCAGCAATATTACAGGGTTGGTGTTCTTGATAATTGTTCCAAGCAATGGAAAGCCATGTTTGATTGCTTAAATCTCAAGACGAAGAGGGAATCCGAGGTCCAG GAAATTCTGGAAGCTCGTGAGAGTTCAAAGCCTCACATTTGGACTTTCCGCACACCAGAAGAAGCTTCAGAGCGTTGGAACAAAATTTACGGGCATTTACTAGATGAGACTGATGATTGA
- the LOC107480609 gene encoding anthocyanidin reductase ((2S)-flavan-3-ol-forming): MASIENQMENKKKACVIGGTGFVASLLIKQLLQKGYAVNTTVRNPDNLKKISHLLALKSLGELKIFRAELTVEEDFDAPIAGCELVFQLATPVNFASEDPENDMIKPAIKGVLNVLKACSKAKQVKRVILTSSAAAVTINQLNGTGLVMDETNWTDIEFLNTAKPPTWGYPASKTLAEKAAWKFAEENHINLITLIPTLTVGPSLTPDIPPSVGLATCLITGNDFLINGLKGMQMLSGSISITHVEDICRAHIFVAEKESASGRYICCGHNTSVPELAKFLNKRYPQYKVPTEFNDFPSKTKLIVSSEKLIKEGFSFKYGVEEIYDQTVEYLKTKGALKN, translated from the exons ATGGCTAGCATCGAGAACCAAAtggagaataagaagaaggcATGCGTCATTGGTGGAACTGGTTTTGTGGCTTCTTTGCTCATAAAGCAGTTGCTTCAGAAAGGTTATGCCGTCAACACCACTGTTAGAAACCCAG ATAATCTTAAGAAAATATCTCACCTATTGGCACTAAAAAGTCTGGGAGAGTTGAAGATATTTAGAGCAGAGTTAACAGTGGAAGAAGATTTTGATGCCCCAATAGCAGGTTGTGAACTAGTCTTCCAACTTGCTACCCCTGTCAACTTTGCTTCTGAAGACCCTGAG AATGACATGATAAAGCCAGCAATAAAAGGTGTCCTGAATGTGTTGAAAGCATGTTCAAAAGCAAAACAAGTTAAAAGAGTAATCCTGACATCATCGGCAGCTGCAGTAACTATAAACCAACTCAATGGGACAGGTTTGGTCATGGATGAAACCAACTGGACTGATATTGAATTCTTGAACACTGCAAAGCCACCTACTTGG GGATATCCAGCATCCAAAACACTAGCTGAGAAGGCTGCATGGAAATTTGCTGAAGAGAATCACATTAATCTCATCACTCTCATACCTACCCTCACAGTTGGTCCTTCTCTCACCCCAGATATCCCACCTAGTGTTGGCCTTGCCACATGCCTTATAACAG GCAATGATTTCCTCATAAATGGTTTGAAAGGAATGCAGATGCTGTCAGGTTCAATATCCATAACTCATGTGGAGGATATTTGCCGGGCACATATATTTGTGGCAGAGAAGGAATCAGCTTCTGGTAGATACATTTGCTGTGGCCACAACACTAGTGTTCCTGAGCTTGCTAAGTTTCTTAACAAACGGTACCCTCAGTATAAAGTTCCAACTGA ATTCAATGATTTCCCCTCCAAAACAAAGTTAATCGTCTCTTCTGAGAAGCTGATCAAAGAAGGCTTCAGTTTCAAGTATGGAGTTGAAGAAATTTATGATCAGACTGTGGAATACTTAAAGACTAAGGGTGCCCTCAAGAACTAG
- the LOC127745585 gene encoding uncharacterized protein LOC127745585, whose translation MRSLDLEAMHAPEFPQYVNAAELPLLPDGEFTVGMEFSSREAVIKLMKDYTIRRGVDYRVHESEPTTFYAKCTQYGAGCDWLIRVSKMSRKFCWEIRRYNGSHTCTRATISQNHSKLDSNTVAKAIKPLVEVDPSIRVKSVIAEVQSKFNYTISYRKAWLAKQKAVESIFRGWEASYEALPIWFEAMCHKEPSAVVHFQTMPAYQGDDLVPNIRDGNNNIVPIAFAIVEGETSEAWHFFLSNLRQHVVTRDGVGLISDRHDSTRSAIDRSNGAWSPPRAFHMFCIRHIESNFLRKFKALYLQKLIVNIGYSRTIREYETRYQRLPERGEAYTNWLDRIPREHYALAFDGGY comes from the exons ATGCGGTCGTTGGATTTGGAGGCCATGCATGCACCGGAGTTTCCTCAATATGTAAATGCAG CAGAGCTTCCCCTTCTGCCGGATGGTGAATTTACTGTGGGAATGGAATTCAGTTCTAGGGAGGCAGTAATTAAGTTGATGAAAGATTATACAATCCGCAGAGGTGTAGATTATCGAGTGCATGAGTCAGAACCCACGACATTCTATGCTAAATGCACCCAGTATGGTGCAGGATGTGATTGGCTGATCAGGGTGAGCAAGATGTCCAGAAAGTTCTGTTGGGAGATAAGGAGGTACAATGGTAGTCACACCTGTACTAGGGCCACCATTTCTCAAAATCATTCGAAGCTGGATTCCAACACAGTTGCAAAAGCAATAAAGCCATTGGTAGAAGTTGACCCATCTATAAGGGTGAAATCAGTGATTGCGGAAGTACAGTCAAAGTTTAACTACACCATTAGTTATCGCAAAGCATGGTTGGCAAAACAAAAGGCAGTGGAGTCAATTTTCAGAGGATGGGAAGCTTCGTATGAAGCCTTGCCGATATGGTTTGAGGCCATGTGTCACAAGGAGCCATCCGCAGTTGTTCATTTTCAAACAATGCCTGCGTATCAGGGAGATGACTTGGTTCCTAATATTCGT GATGGCAACAACAATATCGTGCCGATTGCATTTGCGATAGTTGAGGGAGAGACATCTGAGGCCTGGCACTTTTTCCTGAGTAACTTGCGACAGCATGTTGTGACACGTGACGGTGTGGGCCTTATATCCGATCGGCACGATTCCACTAGGTCTGCTATTGATCGTAGTAACGGAGCTTGGTCTCCTCCCAGAGCATTCCATATGTTCTGCATCAGACATATAGAGTCCAACTTTTTGAGAAAATTCAAGGCTCTGTATCTGCAAAAGCTTATCGTCAACATAG GTTACTCGCGAACAATTCGTGAGTACGAGACGCGTTATCAGCGTTTACCTGAGCGAGGTGAGGCTTATACCAACTGGTTGGATCGAATACCGCGTGAGCATTATGCTTTAGCATTTGATGGGGGATATTGA
- the LOC107480610 gene encoding uncharacterized protein LOC107480610 (The sequence of the model RefSeq protein was modified relative to this genomic sequence to represent the inferred CDS: added 75 bases not found in genome assembly) — protein MLEKIGLPPKPSLRGNTWVVDSSHCQGCSSQFTFINRKHHCRRCGGLFCNSCTQQRMVLRGQGDSPVRICEPCKKLEEAARFELRQGRRLGRGNVKSTSRDEDEVLSQILGSGREEKAPSSQKSIGTASSSSAKGFSNSDDSEIQQVVSNDKPDILGIDVGSTTPDELRQQALEEKRKYKILKGEGKSEEALRSFKRGKELERQADSLEIQLRKNRKKMLSSGNLSDIHNKGSPEEVGSKTKSLPHAGKEKDDLMSELRELGWSDMDLHSEDRKPASLSLEGELSSIIGEVRPKTGEEKGSRIDKTEVVALKKKALTLKREGRLAEAKEELKRAKILEKQLEEQELLAEAEDSDDELSALIRSMDSEKEGSNLHDHGKGFDLDGLIHISDDLGANFEVTEEDMMDPELAVALESIGWTEPEQTFIKSQTIDKEAVLSEIQYLKREALNQKRAGNTEEAMASLKKAKLLERGFESEDSTIFEKSTAVQKNMSSDITGNGSDSIQFDERNTNATNTSASKMASKSRLMIQRELLSSKKKALTLRREGKLNEAEEEMRKGADLERQLTELDKASNLKAPQISSTTDNVLHTSRKHSDIHRNMQVEEGSEDDVTDQDMSDPAYLSLLKDLGWNDDSNEPSSSPSKLLKKENDHSLPVSDASLTKNSRAPRKNKGQIQRELLGLKRKALALRREGKAEDAEEVLSMAKALETELSELEAPKNEARVEATMMTHEILNPPLESAIDEESNTLVLEEDMHDPALNSMLVNLGWKDEFEPVTVKKDPAKKEPYIHNSSSGIPAKASRSKGEIQRELLALKRKALALRRQGEIEEAEEVLRMAKSLEAQMEDEKSVMPESSDLQEKPESLRSTVEADKGSDTNIPFLRESGNSVLPPSQPIENKDPLSAKVSASRENLAEKMNTAQTTDNITSDGHSMHSIDRLTSDGSTSSSQTTNPIHLDSWENLSQDQQLKNRVTTKRELTGTNEKPSISKLNAAQNYASMDHLHQDILAHKRKAVTLKREGKLAEAKEELRQAKLLEKSLEDGSVQPITSSANNVPDASHAVKKQESTSVAAKQESTSVASKPLSSRDRFKLQQESLGHKRQALKLRREGRTEEAEAEFEKAKAIETQLEELAAHDANKPDAAEDVTVEDFLDPQLLSALKAIGIEDANVASRGPERQEPVKSNVTKGENSNQERIQLEERIKDEKRKAVNLKRSGKQAEALDALRRAKMYEKKLNSMTSG, from the exons ATGTTGGAGAAGATCGGGTTGCCGCCAAAGCCTTCACTGCGAGGGAATACTTGGGTCGTCGATTCCTCACACTGCCAGGGATGTTCCTCTCAGTTCACCTTCATCAATCGcaag CATCATTGTAGAAGGTGTGGGGGCTTGTTTTGCAACAGTTGTACCCAGCAAAGAATGGTTTTACGTGGACAAGGTGATTCCCCTGTACGTATTTGTGAACCATGTAAGAAGCTAGAAGAGGCAGCACGGTTTGAGTTGAGACAGGGACGCAGATTGGGAAGAg GGAACGTGAAATCAACTTCTAGAGATGAGGATGAAGTTTTAAGCCAGATTCTTGGTTCTGGTAGAGAGGAAAAAGCTCCCAGCAGTCAAAAATCAATTGGCACTGCATCATCTTCAAGTGCTAAGGGATTTTCTAATTCTGATGACAGCGAAATACAACAAGTTGTCTCAAATGATAAGCCTGATATTCTGGGCATTGATGTTGGATCCACCACTCCTGATGAGTTACGTCAGCAAGCATTGGAGGAAAAAAGGAAGTACAAAATTCTGAAAGGAGAAGGGAAATCTGAGGAGGCCTTGAGATCTTTTAAGAGAGGAAAGGAACTTGAGAGGCAGGCTGATTCTTTGGAAATTCAGTTAAGGAAGAACCGTAAGAAGATGTTATCTTCTGGAAACTTGTCAGACATTCATAACAAAGGTAGTCCAGAAGAGGTTGGCAGTAAAACAAAGTCACTTCCTCATGCGGGTAAAGAAAAGGACGATCTTATGTCTGAACTTAGAGAGCTGGGTTGGTCTGATATGGATCTACATAGTGAAGATAGAAAGCCAGCAAGCTTGAGTTTGGAGGGTGAACTGTCATCAATCATTGGAGAAGTCCGTCCGAAGACTGGTGAAGAAAAGGGCAGCAGAATTGACAAGACTGAGGTTGTTGCTCTGAAAAAAAAGGCTCTTACATTGAAGCGTGAGGGTAGGCTTGCAGAGGCGAAAGAGGAATTAAAAAGAGCTAAAATTCTTGAAAAGCAGCTGGAAGAACAGGAACTCCTAGCTGAAGCTGAAGATTCTGATGATGAACTATCAGCACTTATCCGTAGCATGGATAGTGAAAAAGAAGGTTCAAATCTGCATGATCATGGGAAAGGTTTTGATCTTGATGGCCTTATTCATATTTCTGATGATCTTGGTGCTAATTTTGAAGTGACTGAAGAGGATATGATGGACCCTGAATTAGCTGTTGCTTTGGAGTCAATAGGTTGGACTGAACCTGAACAAACATTCATAAAGTCCCAAACCATTGACAAAGAAGCAGTGCTTAGTGAAATTCAATATTTGAAAAGAGAAGCTCTTAATCAGAAGCGGGCAGGTAATACTGAAGAAGCAATGGCATCCTTGAAAAAGGCGAAGTTATTAGAAAGGGGCTTTGAGTCGGAAGACAGCACCATATTTGAAAAGTCCACTGCTGTTCAGAAAAATATGAGTTCTGACATTACAGGTAATGGATCAGACTCCATTCAATTTGATGAGAGAAATACTAATGCCACTAATACTTCTGCTTCAAAAATGGCATCAAAAAGCCGACTGATGATTCAGAGAGAGCTTTTGAGCTCGAAAAAGAAGGCTCTTACCTTGAGAAGGGAAGGAAAACTGAACGAAGCAGAGGAAGAAATGCGAAAGGGGGCTGATCTTGAGCGTCAGCTGACAGAGTTGGACAAGGCTTCAAATCTCAAAGCACCTCAGATAAGTAGTACCACAGACAATGTCTTGCATACATCAAGAAAGCATTCTGATATTCATAGAAATATGCAAGTTGAGGAAGGAAGTGAAGATGATGTGACAGATCAAGATATGTCTGATCCAGCCTATCTTTCACTCCTTAAGGACTTGGGTTGGAATGATGACAGTAATGAACCTTCTAGTTCTCCAAGCAAGCttttgaagaaagaaaatgatCATTCTCTGCCTGTCAGTGATGCTTCTTTAACTAAGAATTCTAGAGCACCAAGAAAAAATAAGGGTCAAATCCAGAGGGAGCTCTTGGGATTAAAGAGAAAGGCCCTTGCTCTCAGGCGTGAAGGGAAAGCTGAAGATGCAGAGGAAGTGCTAAGCATGGCTAAAGCATTGGAAACGGAGCTTTCAGAGTTGGAAGCACCAAAAAATGAAGCACGGGTTGAGGCTACTATGATGACACATGAAATCTTAAATCCTCCACTTGAATCTGCAATTGATGAAGAAAGCAATACTCTTGTTTTGGAAGAGGATATGCATGACCCCGCCTTGAATTCCATGCTCGTCAATCTGGGGTGGAAGGATGAATTTGAACCTGTGACTGTAAAGAAAGATCCAGCTAAAAAGGAACCATATATACACAATTCGTCTTCAGGTATTCCTGCTAAAGCTTCTAGGAGTAAGGGTGAGATTCAAAGAGAACTTTTAGCATTGAAAAGGAAGGCTCTTGCTTTAAGGCGCCaaggagaaatagaagaagCTGAGGAAGTTTTAAGAATGGCCAAGAGTCTGGAAGCTCAAATGGAGGATGAAAAATCAGTAATGCCTGAATCATCTGACTTACAGGAAAAACCTGAGAGTTTAAGATCAACTGTTGAAGCAGATAAAGGTTCAGATACAAATATTCCATTCTTAAGGGAGTCAGGTAATTCAGTGCTTCCTCCCTCTCAGCCAATCGAAAATAAGGATCCATTATCAGCCAAGGTGAGTGCTTCAAGGGAAAATCTTGCAGAAAAGATGAACACAGCACAAACAACTGATAATATCACTTCAGATGGCCACTCCATGCATTCAATAGATAGACTTACTAGCGATGGTTCAACAAGTTCATCTCAAACAACTAATCCTATTCATTTGGACTCCTGGGAAAATCTCAGCCAAGATCAGCAACTCAAAAACCGTGTTACCACTAAAAGAGAATTGACTGGCACAAATGAAAAACCTAGCATTAGCAAGTTAAATGCTGCTCAGAATTATGCTTCCATGGACCACCTACATCAAGATATTTTAGCTCATAAAAGGAAGGCAGTTACTTTGAAAAGAGAAGGGAAACTTGCAGAAGCTAAAGAAGAACTCCGGCAGGCCAAGCTGTTAGAGAAGAGTTTGGAGGATGGAAGTGTGCAGCCAATTACTTCTTCTGCAAATAATGTTCCTGATGCATCTCATGCTGTAAAGAAGCAAGAGTCAACAAGTGTTGCCGCGAAGCAAGAGTCAACAAGTGTTGCTTCAAAACCATTGAGTAGCCGTGATCGGTTCAAGCTGCAACAGGAGTCCCTGGGCCACAAACGCCAAGCCCTAAAACTACGGAGGGAGGGCCGCACAGAGGAAGCAGAAGCCGAGTTTGAAAAGGCGAAGGCGATCGAAACCCAGTTGGAGGAGTTGGCAGCCCATGATGCCAATAAACCAGATGCAGCAGAAGATGTGACTGTTGAGGATTTTCTCGATCCTCAACTCTTATCTGCTCTGAAAGCTATTGGAATCGAAGATGCTAATGTTGCATCAAGAGGCCCGGAGAGACAAGAGCCTGTGAAATCCAATGTCACTAAAGGTGAAAACTCTAACCAAGAAAGAATTCAGTTAGAAGAAAGAATCAAAGATGAAAAAAGAAAGGCGGTTAATTTGAAACGTTCAGGAAAA